A region from the Lytechinus variegatus isolate NC3 chromosome 6, Lvar_3.0, whole genome shotgun sequence genome encodes:
- the LOC121417622 gene encoding uncharacterized protein LOC121417622 has product MVIQMTNGSSSFNLNDICPSVPPDMMEACPYTFSEHTHNMIKQIPKIVPLDHPDYHQLVPPQARGKTNLYCAHPACTPNPCLNGGSCQETFADFDCNCTALYVGKRCEKRNTITDVKFLETGSRQGVVSFLPIKKDSPWEIMSFWGWEPSTSDLICKYLGYPGAYSTVDGVVLNSLPESAILGAKVVVCPGDAMIITDCWLTDEIPLEGTGVVGVICCEDYKCTSPGIPLGLENGDVIDTQITASSEDQTYKTATARLHGPQCWQPLIHDKLQWLQVDLLDAHLLTGLSMQGRVDEDYYVTAFSLKYSLMGTIWTVYKDEFKQVKYFSGNVNGSSVQTQSLYPGVVTRYVRIQPWAWEGQIAIRLELVGVGPIAAWDDVIKSNCIFDIDLCGWQQALDDDSDWLHQESRVPSHDSSPAHDHMDSYGAYVVMSSNSSINQTARLQSPPIKSQEGSNSSCLQFWTYVNGDSVGNLRVYVSNNTNVLTSEHLVFARSGNQGDRWIAAEGLDQ; this is encoded by the exons ATGGTCATACAAATGACGAATG gATCATCATCATTTAACCTGAATGATATCTGTCCATCTGTTCCTCCTGACATGATGGAAGCTTGTCCTTATACCTTCTCTGAGCACACACACAATATGATCAAACAGATCCCTAAGATAGTACCTCTAGATCACCCTGACTATCACCAACTCGTACCCCCACAGGCAAGGGGTAAGACCAATCTATACTGCGCTCATCCAG CATGCACACCAAATCCTTGTCTAAATGGAGGCTCTTGTCAGGAAACATTTGCTGACTTCGATTGTAACTGTACAGCCTTATACGTCGGGAAACGATGTGAAAAGC GGAACACAATCACTGACGTCAAATTCCTTGAGACCGGATCTCGCCAGGGAGTAGTCTCCTTCCTGCCAATAAAAAAAGACTCTCCATGGGAGATCATGAGCTTCTGGGGCTGGGAACCTTCGACTTCTGACCTAATATGCAAATATCTTGGCTATCCTGGAGCATATTCTACCGTAGATGGCGTCGTATTGAATAGTTTACCGGAGAGCGCCATCCTCGGTGCGAAGGTTGTAGTGTGTCCTGGTGATGCAATGATCATCACGGATTGCTGGCTTACTGATGAAATTCCACTGGAGGGAACCGGAGTGGTCGGCGTCATATGCTGTGAAG ATTATAAGTGTACTAGTCCAGGAATTCCCCTTGGCCTTGAAAATGGTGACGTCATAGATACACAGATCACAGCATCCAGTGAGGATCAGACCTATAAGACGGCCACTGCAAGGTTACACGGACCACAGTGCTGGCAACCCTTAATACATGACAAATTGCAGTGGTTACAAGTCGACCTTCTCGACGCACACCTTCTCACTGGTCTGTCCATGCAAGGAAGGGTTGATGAAGATTATTACGTCACAGCTTTTAGTTTGAAGTACTCCCTCATGGGCACAATATGGACAGTTTACAAAGACGAATTTAAACAAGTTAAG TATTTCTCAGGTAACGTCAATGGCTCCTCCGTGCAGACTCAGTCCTTATACCCCGGCGTAGTGACCCGTTATGTTCGTATCCAGCCATGGGCCTGGGAAGGGCAGATTGCTATCAGACTAGAACTCGTCGGTGTTGGACCAATAGCAGCGTGGGATG ACGTAATCAAGAGCAACTGCATCTTTGATATCGATCTTTGTGGCTGGCAACAAGCCTTGGATGACGATTCTGATTGGTTACACCAGGAATCACGTGTGCCCTCACACGACTCCTCTCCTGCGCATGATCATATGGATTCAT ATGGCGCCTACGTCGTTATGTCATCTAACTCTTCAATCAACCAAACGGCTAGACTACAGAGTCCACCGATTAAAAGTCAGGAAGGTTCAAACTCAAGTTGTCTTCAATTCTGGACGTAcgtgaatggggatagtgttgggAACCTCCGTGTTTATGTTTCTAACAACACGAACGTCTTGACATCAGAGCATTTAGTGTTTGCTAGATCAGGCAATCAAGGTGATCGTTGGATCGCTGCTGAG GGATTAGATCAATAG